One part of the Salmo salar chromosome ssa10, Ssal_v3.1, whole genome shotgun sequence genome encodes these proteins:
- the si:ch211-121a2.4 gene encoding transmembrane protein 205 isoform X2 — MTTEGDPSLSAKLLQLVLLSTYWGMQIWFTCISSIVMDSHLNRHTFGLIQSRLVPFYLHLGSLCAFLNLTLFAVYHPADLLDDREAFQIGVYFLCVSVAAVNAQWFGQMTSEIMEDMHLMEQAQGLGQDIGQ; from the exons ATGACCACTGAAGGGGATCCCAGCCTCTCGGCCAAACTGCTGCAACTGGtgctcctgtccacctattgggGCATGCAGATCTGGTTTACCTGCATATCTA GCATTGTGATGGACAGCCACCTGAACAGACACACATTTGGTTTGATCCAGAGCAGACTGGTTCCGTTCTACCTTCACCTGGGCTCTCTCTGTGCCTTCCTCAACCTGACGCTGTTCGCTGTCTACCACCCTGCAGACCTGCTAGATGACAGAGAGGCCTTCCAG attggGGTATACTTCCTGTGTGTGTCAGTAGCAGCGGTCAACGCCCAGTGGTTCGGTCAGATGACATCAGAGATAATGGAAGACATGCATCTAATGGAGCAAGCCCAAGGATTGGGCCAGGACATTG gacaatga
- the si:ch211-121a2.4 gene encoding transmembrane protein 205 isoform X1: MTTEGDPSLSAKLLQLVLLSTYWGMQIWFTCISSIVMDSHLNRHTFGLIQSRLVPFYLHLGSLCAFLNLTLFAVYHPADLLDDREAFQIGVYFLCVSVAAVNAQWFGQMTSEIMEDMHLMEQAQGLGQDIGLSTNREAYAKLCETDGRYRRLSGRLWLYRLLSSLCNICCITCNAYSLYYQAENLTSL, encoded by the exons ATGACCACTGAAGGGGATCCCAGCCTCTCGGCCAAACTGCTGCAACTGGtgctcctgtccacctattgggGCATGCAGATCTGGTTTACCTGCATATCTA GCATTGTGATGGACAGCCACCTGAACAGACACACATTTGGTTTGATCCAGAGCAGACTGGTTCCGTTCTACCTTCACCTGGGCTCTCTCTGTGCCTTCCTCAACCTGACGCTGTTCGCTGTCTACCACCCTGCAGACCTGCTAGATGACAGAGAGGCCTTCCAG attggGGTATACTTCCTGTGTGTGTCAGTAGCAGCGGTCAACGCCCAGTGGTTCGGTCAGATGACATCAGAGATAATGGAAGACATGCATCTAATGGAGCAAGCCCAAGGATTGGGCCAGGACATTGGTCTGTCTACCAATAGGGAGGCTTACGCCAAACTGTGTGAGACAGACGGTAGATACAGGCGTCTGTCTGGTCGGCTGTGGCTTTACAGACTATTGTCTTCGCTGTGTAACATCTGCTGCATTACCTGCAATGCATACAGCCTGTACTACCAAGCAGAGAACCTTACTTCACTATAG